One Phoenix dactylifera cultivar Barhee BC4 chromosome 8, palm_55x_up_171113_PBpolish2nd_filt_p, whole genome shotgun sequence genomic window carries:
- the LOC120111717 gene encoding uncharacterized protein LOC120111717, whose translation MVDLENGRKATSEVGKEGGQTKTTATNGGGRGPTWAEVIKGTPKRQAWTTHKISDQELGSIQTRFPDVLEVEEEMLEESRGFWKDLAVLVRSLGRQVPADWVVKEVRRALKLDYNPECFTMMDGYMTLCLACEVHREAAVKFGPWMVAGQVHAMERWRPNFVPGRDDIGRGVVWLRLPRLPLEFWRTPIILQLAAKAGKPLEVDSFTDQRKKMGFARVKIELDLKEPLRPGLFVKGRKD comes from the coding sequence ATGGTAGACCTTGAGAATGGGAGGAAGGCCACTTCTGAGGTAGGGAAGGAAGGGGGTCAGACGAAGACGACGGCGACTAATGGTGGAGGGAGGGGTCCGACTTGGGCGGAGGTGATCAAAGGTACGCCGAAACGCCAGGCATGGACTACTCATAAGATTTCTGACCAGGAGCTGGGATCAATCCAGACTCGGTTCCCAGATGTcctggaggtggaggaggaaatGCTGGAGGAATCTCGGGGTTTCTGGAAGGATTTGGCGGTCCTGGTAAGGAGCTTAGGGAGGCAGGTTCCAGCGGACTGGGTGGTGAAGGAGGTGCGCCGTGCTCTGAAGCTCGACTACAATCCGGAGTGCTTTACGATGATGGATGGGTACATGACTCTCTGCTTGGCCTGTGAGGTCCATCGGGAGGCGGCGGTGAAGTTTGGGCCATGGATGGTGGCTGGACAGGTTCATGCTATGGAACGATGGCGCCCAAATTTCGTTCCCGGCAGGGATGACATCGGTAGAGGTGTTGTTTGGCTGAGGCTGCCCCGGCTCCCTCTGGAGTTTTGGAGGACGCCGATTATTCTACAACTGGCAGCGAAGGCCGGGAAGCCGCTGGAGGTGGATTCATTCACGGatcagaggaagaagatgggcttTGCTAGAGTGAAGATCGAATTGGATCTCAAGGAGCCGTTGCGCCCTGGATTATTTGTGAAAGGGAGAAAGGATTGA
- the LOC103719381 gene encoding uncharacterized protein LOC103719381, with protein MEEVEKVKTTLQLPHQIGNSIYGPYGPQLVVAGGKLQQIWQAHMAQYRPPLGIPAWQTMRLQDPSLLPCAQPSSTFPQPSREMQVGSYQSPSSLQLQELLPIPSSSSLRAKKPHGSGFGTEGAPQLQLLCNAQRM; from the exons ATGGAAGAAGTAGAAAAAGTAAAAACCACG CTGCAGCTACCCCACCAGATTGGCAACTCAATTTATGGACCTTATGGACCCCAACTTGTTGTTGCTGGAGGCAAACTACAGCAGATATGGCAAGCGCATATGGCCCAATACAGGCCGCCTCTTGGTATTCCCGCATGGCAGACCATGAGGCTGCAGGACCCATCCCTACTTCCCTGTGCTCAGCCTTCATCCACATTTCCTCAGCCTTCCAGAGAGATGCAGGTTGGATCCTATCAATCTCCTAGTTCACTGCAGCTACAAGAGCTCTTGCCAATTCCCTCATCATCATCCTTGAGAGCAAAGAAGCCACATGGTAGTGGGTTTGGCACTGAAGGTGCACCTCAACTGCAGCTGCTATGTAATGCCCAGCGCATGTAA